From a single Anaerolineae bacterium genomic region:
- a CDS encoding sugar ABC transporter substrate-binding protein, translated as MNTSKTNSSKLVSRREFLRNVLVTAGAVTASALAGCAPPVTPITQPKAETPTAAPTPKEIVYAFHDPADFRKRAVELFNEKYPDIKVTLQQIPEEFPTKIFTMAAAGTLPDVVRVWEPMVLEFGRAGQVIDLQPMVDAEPEFRPEDFIESLWKFPVIAGKRFGIADGWNGHLCFYNKDLFDQAGVPYPDENWNWDDYVASARKISRPEEKIWGSDGLFIGWLHWSYKLIWQNGGQVYNEDYTECLLDRPEAIEAIQYWADLLHEAVIMPSPAQAEGLGDLFQSGRAAMQRVGTWVMGPLAKAPFKWDMVPEPKRKERRTLLHTAFNVIPTTTKDKETAWKWLNWIVGPVGMYEYVKENATPAARRSVNERRPWVREGVDAHWDYVPQAGEYGILVPAPPNVGEVEKLQNDAIQAVYLGKMTAKEALTEVAPKVTEALRRQA; from the coding sequence ATGAATACAAGTAAAACGAACTCAAGCAAACTCGTAAGCCGCCGCGAGTTTTTGCGCAATGTTCTAGTTACCGCAGGTGCGGTGACAGCCTCTGCCCTCGCCGGGTGCGCGCCACCAGTGACTCCTATCACCCAGCCCAAAGCTGAAACTCCTACCGCCGCCCCCACCCCGAAGGAGATCGTCTATGCCTTCCATGATCCGGCTGATTTCCGGAAGCGTGCCGTAGAGCTCTTCAACGAGAAGTACCCCGACATCAAGGTCACGTTGCAGCAGATCCCGGAAGAGTTCCCCACCAAGATCTTCACCATGGCCGCCGCTGGCACTTTGCCGGATGTGGTGCGTGTCTGGGAGCCCATGGTGCTGGAGTTCGGGCGGGCCGGCCAAGTGATTGATCTGCAGCCGATGGTGGATGCTGAGCCGGAGTTCCGTCCGGAGGACTTCATCGAGAGCCTGTGGAAATTCCCGGTGATCGCCGGCAAGCGCTTCGGGATCGCCGACGGCTGGAACGGCCACCTTTGCTTCTACAACAAAGACCTGTTCGACCAAGCCGGCGTTCCTTATCCAGATGAGAACTGGAACTGGGACGACTACGTGGCCAGCGCCCGGAAGATCTCCCGGCCCGAGGAGAAGATCTGGGGATCTGATGGACTGTTCATCGGCTGGCTGCACTGGAGCTACAAGCTCATCTGGCAGAACGGTGGCCAGGTCTACAATGAGGACTACACAGAGTGTTTGCTGGATCGGCCAGAGGCCATCGAGGCGATCCAATACTGGGCTGACCTGTTGCATGAGGCGGTGATCATGCCGTCGCCGGCGCAGGCGGAAGGGCTGGGCGACCTCTTCCAGTCGGGTCGCGCGGCGATGCAGCGCGTTGGGACATGGGTCATGGGGCCGCTGGCCAAGGCTCCGTTCAAATGGGACATGGTGCCGGAGCCGAAGCGGAAGGAGCGCCGCACCCTGCTGCACACCGCCTTCAACGTGATCCCCACCACGACCAAAGACAAGGAAACCGCTTGGAAGTGGCTCAACTGGATCGTCGGCCCGGTGGGCATGTATGAGTACGTCAAGGAGAACGCGACCCCGGCTGCCCGTCGCAGCGTGAACGAGCGACGGCCCTGGGTCCGTGAGGGCGTGGATGCCCACTGGGACTATGTGCCACAGGCTGGCGAGTATGGCATCCTGGTGCCGGCGCCCCCCAATGTCGGCGAGGTTGAAAAGCTTCAGAATGATGCTATCCAAGCCGTCTACCTGGGCAAGATGACCGCCAAAGAGGCGCTCACGGAGGTAGCCCCCAAGGTGACGGAAGCCTTGCGTCGCCAGGCATAG
- a CDS encoding ThiF family adenylyltransferase, translating into MQDSNELARYGRQMLFSALGERGQRRLLEARVVVIGCGATGSVIANHLARAGVGYLRVVDRDFVELHNLHRQALLDEDDARQALPKAVAIARKLRQINSQIAVEDIVADVHPGNVLGLIQDVDLVMDGTDNMETRYLINDACLHLGKPWIYTGVVASYGMTMTILPHETACLRCVMPEPPGSGTLATCDTAGVLGPTVAVVASMAAGEALKWLADMGSMNRGLLYFDLMESRLERFATGDPRSDCPACGRGEYAFLNAQVGTRSITLCGREAVQISTSGELSLELEQLARTLKGVGRVRVTPYLLQAEVDGRQLTIFPDGRVIIKGVDDPAIARALYARYIGH; encoded by the coding sequence ATGCAAGATTCGAACGAGCTGGCCCGCTATGGACGACAAATGCTTTTCTCGGCTCTAGGCGAGCGCGGGCAGCGTCGTCTGTTAGAAGCGCGCGTGGTCGTCATAGGGTGCGGGGCAACCGGCAGCGTGATCGCCAACCATCTGGCGCGCGCTGGCGTAGGGTACCTGCGTGTAGTGGATCGAGACTTCGTGGAACTCCACAACCTTCATCGCCAGGCCTTGTTAGATGAGGACGACGCACGCCAGGCATTGCCTAAGGCGGTGGCGATAGCTCGCAAGCTGCGTCAGATCAACAGCCAGATTGCCGTTGAAGACATAGTGGCCGATGTCCATCCCGGCAACGTGCTAGGGTTGATCCAGGACGTAGACCTGGTCATGGATGGCACGGACAACATGGAGACGCGTTATTTGATCAACGACGCCTGTCTGCATCTGGGAAAGCCGTGGATCTACACCGGCGTGGTGGCTTCTTACGGGATGACCATGACCATTCTCCCTCACGAGACGGCCTGTCTGCGCTGTGTAATGCCGGAACCGCCAGGTTCCGGTACCTTGGCGACCTGCGATACGGCCGGTGTGCTGGGCCCGACGGTGGCGGTGGTGGCGTCCATGGCCGCAGGCGAGGCGTTAAAATGGCTAGCCGATATGGGGAGCATGAACCGCGGCCTGTTGTATTTTGATCTGATGGAGAGCCGGCTAGAGCGCTTTGCCACCGGCGATCCGAGGTCCGATTGTCCTGCTTGTGGCCGTGGAGAATACGCGTTCTTGAATGCGCAGGTGGGCACCCGCTCGATCACGCTGTGCGGGCGCGAGGCCGTGCAGATCTCAACGTCCGGTGAGTTATCCCTAGAATTGGAGCAACTGGCACGCACTCTAAAGGGCGTAGGACGTGTGCGCGTCACGCCATACTTGCTCCAGGCTGAGGTGGACGGCCGTCAGCTCACCATCTTCCCTGACGGCCGCGTTATCATCAAGGGTGTTGATGATCCCGCCATAGCGCGGGCGCTGTACGCCCGCTATATTGGGCATTAG
- the thrC gene encoding threonine synthase produces MAYSAWFQCIHGCPGRYSLYEVIYQCPNCGGLLEVAHDMEALRDRSPAAWMRLFEHRARTTEWPYGSGVWGKKEWVVPDIDNANIVSMFEGHSNLFWAERLGQQIGLPDLWVKLCGNSHTGSFKDLGMTVLISVVRQMIARGKPIRAVACASTGDTSAALAAYGAAAGIPTIVFLPRGKVSNDQLIQPISNGALVLALDTDFDGCMRIVQEVTKDNTIYLANSMNSLRIEGQKTVGIEIVQQFDWAVPDWIIIPVGNLGNIAALGKGLLMMKELGLIHKLPRLVAAQAAKANPLYQSYLRGFQEKVVVQAQKTLASAIQIGNPVSYEKAVRTLQQFNGLVEQATEHELANAAAQADRTGMYTCPHTGVALAVLFKLRRQGIIQSHERVVVISTAHGLKFTQFKLGYHENTLEEVEALYANPPVYLPADVKVVRDVIARRLDEMAR; encoded by the coding sequence ATGGCGTATTCAGCCTGGTTTCAATGCATTCACGGCTGTCCTGGCCGCTACTCCCTGTATGAGGTGATTTACCAGTGCCCGAACTGCGGGGGCCTATTGGAGGTCGCCCATGATATGGAGGCACTGCGCGATCGCAGCCCTGCAGCCTGGATGCGCTTGTTTGAGCACCGAGCTCGCACGACGGAATGGCCTTATGGTTCCGGCGTCTGGGGTAAGAAAGAATGGGTCGTGCCCGACATTGATAACGCAAATATCGTCTCCATGTTCGAGGGGCATAGCAACCTGTTCTGGGCTGAGCGATTAGGCCAGCAGATCGGCCTGCCCGATCTGTGGGTGAAGCTGTGTGGCAATAGCCACACCGGCTCATTCAAGGATCTGGGGATGACGGTGTTGATCAGCGTCGTCCGCCAAATGATCGCGCGGGGGAAGCCGATCCGGGCTGTGGCCTGTGCCTCTACGGGCGATACCTCTGCCGCGCTGGCGGCTTACGGCGCGGCCGCAGGCATCCCAACCATTGTCTTTCTGCCCCGCGGCAAGGTCAGCAATGACCAGCTCATCCAGCCCATCTCCAACGGCGCGTTGGTCCTGGCGTTGGATACCGATTTCGACGGCTGTATGCGCATCGTCCAGGAAGTGACCAAGGATAACACGATCTACCTAGCCAATTCGATGAACTCGCTGCGCATCGAGGGCCAGAAGACCGTAGGGATCGAGATCGTCCAGCAATTCGACTGGGCAGTGCCCGACTGGATCATCATCCCGGTGGGAAACCTGGGCAACATCGCCGCGCTGGGCAAAGGACTGCTCATGATGAAAGAGCTAGGGCTTATTCACAAGCTGCCCCGGCTGGTGGCTGCTCAGGCGGCCAAGGCCAATCCACTCTACCAAAGCTACCTACGGGGCTTTCAGGAGAAGGTGGTCGTTCAAGCCCAAAAGACCCTGGCCTCGGCCATTCAGATCGGCAACCCGGTGAGCTATGAAAAGGCGGTGCGGACGTTGCAGCAGTTCAACGGGTTGGTCGAGCAGGCCACCGAGCACGAGCTGGCCAATGCCGCAGCGCAAGCCGATCGCACCGGCATGTACACGTGCCCGCACACCGGTGTGGCGTTGGCGGTTCTGTTCAAGCTGCGTCGGCAGGGGATCATCCAGAGCCACGAACGGGTGGTCGTGATCTCGACCGCGCATGGCTTAAAGTTCACCCAGTTTAAGCTAGGGTATCATGAGAACACCTTAGAGGAGGTGGAGGCCTTATATGCCAACCCACCCGTCTATCTGCCGGCCGACGTGAAGGTAGTGCGAGATGTGATCGCTCGCCGTCTGGACGAGATGGCCCGGTGA